The Microtus pennsylvanicus isolate mMicPen1 chromosome 19, mMicPen1.hap1, whole genome shotgun sequence genome includes a region encoding these proteins:
- the Smim30 gene encoding small integral membrane protein 30 has protein sequence MNSVSTQLILVFTSLLLLLPVVEAVEAGDAIALLLGVVLSVTGICACLGIYARKRNGQM, from the coding sequence ATGAATTCAGTTTCAACACAATTGATCTTGGTGTTTACTTCACTGCTCTTGCTTCTGCCTGTTGTTGAGGCAGTAGAAGCTGGGGATGCAATTGCACTCTTATTAGGCGTGGTTCTCAGCGTTACAGGCATCTGTGCTTGCTTGGGGATATACGCAAGAAAGCGAAACGGACAGATGTGA